One Glycine max cultivar Williams 82 chromosome 3, Glycine_max_v4.0, whole genome shotgun sequence DNA window includes the following coding sequences:
- the LOC100808588 gene encoding uncharacterized protein isoform X2, with protein MEDPSFFDRMISHLRATCMHYTGYPKDLGPSQVIHFTSEREFVNLLHEGFPVVVAFTIRGNYTRHLDKVLEESAAEFYPNVKFMRVECPKYPGFCITRQKKEYPFVEIFHSPTHAANQGRVADPNITKYNVKVLPFNYDVSAYGFREFFKRHGIRASDPK; from the exons ATGGAAGATCCATCATTTTTCGATCGAATGATCAGTCATCTGAGAGCAACTTGCAT GCACTATACTGGTTATCCAAAGGACCTTGGACCATCACAGGTTATTCATTTTACCTCCGAGCGTGAGTTTGTCAATCTCCTTCACGAAGGTTTCCCTGTGGTTGTTGCATTTACCATCAG GGGGAACTACACACGGCATCTTGACAAAGTATTAGAAGAATCTGCTGCTGAGTTTTATccaaatgtaaaatttatgcgt GTTGAATGTCCAAAATATCCTGGGTTTTGTATAACTCGGCAGAAAAAGGAGTATCCATTTGTTGAGATATTTCACAGTCCAACACAT GCAGCTAACCAGGGAAGGGTAGCTGATCCAAACATTACTAAGTACAACGTGAAGGTCTTGCCT TTCAACTACGATGTTAGTGCTTATGGATTTAGAGAATTCTTCAAGCGACATGGTATACGGGCATCAGATCCAAagtag
- the LOC100809667 gene encoding Mitochondrial uncoupling protein 1-like: MVADSKSNSDLSFGKIFASSAFSACFAEVCTIPLDTAKVRLQLQKQAVAGDVVSLPKYKGMLGTVGTIAREEGLSALWKGIVPGLHRQCLYGGLRIGLYEPVKTFYVGKDHVGDVPLSKKILAAFTTGAFAIAVANPTDLVKVRLQAEGKLPPGVPRRYSGSLNAYSTIVRQEGVGALWTGLGPNIARNGIINAAELASYDQVKQTILKIPGFTDNVVTHLLAGLGAGFFAVCIGSPVDVVKSRMMGDSSYKNTLDCFIKTLKNDGPLAFYKGFLPNFGRLGSWNVIMFLTLEQTKKFVKSLESS, from the exons ATGGTGGCAGATTCTAAGTCCAATTCCGACCTCTCCTTCGGAAAAATCTTTGCCAGCAGTGCTTTCTCTGCATGTTTCGCTGAG GTGTGTACTATTCCTTTGGATACTGCCAAAGTGAGGCTTCAGCTTCAAAAGCAAGCTGTAGCTGGTGATGTTGTCTCCTTACCTAAATATAAGGGTATGCTGGGAACAGTTGGAACCATTGCCAGGGAAGAAGGTCTTTCAGCACTCTGGAAGGGCATTGTGCCAGGGTTACATCGTCAATGTTTGTATGGAGGCTTAAGAATTGGGTTATATGAACCT GTTAAGACTTTCTATGTGGGGAAAGACCATGTTGGAGATGTTCCATTGTCAAAGAAAATTCTTGCTGCATTTACAACTG GTGCTTTTGCAATTGCAGTGGCAAATCCAACCGATCTTGTCAAAGTTAGACTTCAAGCTGAAGGAAAATTACCTCCTGGTGTTCCCAGGCGCTACTCTGGATCTTTAAATGCTTATTCAACAATTGTGAGACAG GAAGGAGTTGGGGCTCTTTGGACTGGGCTTGGCCCCAATATAGCAAGAAATGGTATCATCAATGCTGCCGAATTAGCCAGCTATGATCAAGTGAAACAG ACTATTTTGAAAATTCCAGGATTCACTGACAATGTTGTAACTCATCTTCTTGCTGGTCTTGGGGCAGGGTTTTTCGCCGTCTGTATTGGCTCCCCAGTTGATGTG GTTAAGTCGAGAATGATGGGAGATTCTAGTTACAAGAACACCCTTGATTGTTTTATCAAAACATTGAAGAATGAT GGACCCTTAGCCTTTTATAAAGGGTTCCTCCCAAATTTTGGACGGCTGGGATCTTGGAATGTGATCATGTTTCTAACCTTAGAACAG ACTAAAAAGTTCGTCAAAAGTTTAGAGTCGTCCTGA
- the LOC100808588 gene encoding uncharacterized protein isoform X1, translated as MEDPSFFDRMISHLRATCMHYTGYPKDLGPSQVIHFTSEREFVNLLHEGFPVVVAFTIRGNYTRHLDKVLEESAAEFYPNVKFMRVECPKYPGFCITRQKKEYPFVEIFHSPTHYSIMISSLHSLYSSGNWEKLIIIEVCFDCMNKQSIYSAAITWFLIHRQLTREG; from the exons ATGGAAGATCCATCATTTTTCGATCGAATGATCAGTCATCTGAGAGCAACTTGCAT GCACTATACTGGTTATCCAAAGGACCTTGGACCATCACAGGTTATTCATTTTACCTCCGAGCGTGAGTTTGTCAATCTCCTTCACGAAGGTTTCCCTGTGGTTGTTGCATTTACCATCAG GGGGAACTACACACGGCATCTTGACAAAGTATTAGAAGAATCTGCTGCTGAGTTTTATccaaatgtaaaatttatgcgt GTTGAATGTCCAAAATATCCTGGGTTTTGTATAACTCGGCAGAAAAAGGAGTATCCATTTGTTGAGATATTTCACAGTCCAACACAT TACAGTATCATGATCTCATCACTTCACTCCTTATACAGCTCGGGGAATTgggaaaaactaataataatagaagTTTGTTTTGATTGCATGAATAAGCAGAGCATATATTCAGCTGCAATAACATGGTTTTTAATTCACAG GCAGCTAACCAGGGAAGGGTAG
- the LOC100809125 gene encoding reticulon-like protein B12, translating to MGSSDRLFNRQRSLHEILGGGQVADLILWRRKNLTVGILLVTLAVWVVFERSGYTLLSLVSNVLLLLIVILFLWAKSAAILNRPAPPLPQLHLSEEMANEVKTFIRTRVNDLLSVSQDIALGKDSRLFLKVAAYLWIISIIGGLTDFLTLAYTSLFIVLTVPAIYERYEDYIDKYILKGYRKLCLLHLKINEQYVNKVHNWILEKKKLS from the exons ATGGGTTCCTCTGATCGATTGTTTAACCGGCAAAGAAGTCTTCATGAGATCCTTGGTGGTGGTCAAG TTGCAGATTTAATACTGTGGAGGCGGAAGAACCTTACTGTGGGGATATTGTTGGTCACACTAGCTGTTTGGGTTGTGTTTGAAAGATCTGGTTATACTCTTCTGTCTCTTGTTTCTAATGttctcctcctcctcattgTCATTCTTTTTCTCTGGGCCAAATCAGCTGCAATTCTCAACAG aCCTGCTCCACCTCTACCACAGTTGCATCTCTCAGAGGAAATGGCAAACGAAGTGAAGACTTTTATCCGCACAAGAGTTAATGATCTGTTATCAGTTTCTCAAGATATTGCCCTTGGTAAAGACTCAAGGCTGTTCCTGAAAGTAGCTGCATACCTCTGGATAATTTCTATCATCGGTGGCTTAACTGATTTCCTTACCCTGGCATACACCA GTCTTTTTATTGTTCTTACAGTACCAGCAATCTATGAAAGATATGAAGATTACATAGATAAGTATATCTTGAAGGGTTACAGAAAATTATGCCTAttacatttgaaaataaatgagCAATATGTCAACAAAGTCCATAATTGGATCCTGGAGAAGAAAAAGCTGAGCTGA